A genomic segment from Acidimicrobiia bacterium encodes:
- a CDS encoding acyl-CoA dehydrogenase, which yields MDFDYGERAEAFRQEVRDWLEKNLPKEKTGDELRIILQGDDRESFLREWDAKLRDAGYVGIAWPKEYGGRGLSTLELLVFNEEMVRARAPQRLNFFGEGLVGPTIIQWGTEAQKKYFLPRILSGEHIWCQGFSEPNAGSDLASLQTRAMLDGGEWVITGQKVWTTMAQYANWCFVLARTDPDAPKRKGISYLLVPMDQEGIEVRPLKQLTGTAEFNEVFFDGARTHVDNVVGGVNNGWTVAMTTLGFERGGTATTSYLRFSRELRRIVELARERGKLGDLNLRQRIAQHHIEVEIMRYSGYRSLTNVLAGKPPGPESSISKLFWSEYHRRAMETMMSIRGLEGQVVGENYTLDAFQQAYLFSLSETIYAGTSEIQRNIIGERILGLAREPRVEEDKDKKASPSRMAEPAGVR from the coding sequence ATGGATTTCGACTACGGCGAAAGAGCAGAGGCGTTCCGCCAGGAAGTAAGAGACTGGCTGGAGAAGAACCTTCCCAAAGAAAAGACTGGTGATGAACTCAGAATTATTCTCCAGGGCGACGACCGGGAAAGCTTCCTCAGGGAGTGGGACGCCAAATTGCGGGATGCCGGGTACGTCGGTATTGCCTGGCCCAAAGAGTACGGGGGAAGAGGGCTGTCCACTCTTGAGCTGCTGGTATTCAACGAGGAGATGGTGAGGGCTCGTGCTCCTCAGCGACTTAACTTCTTCGGCGAAGGTCTTGTGGGGCCCACGATCATCCAGTGGGGAACTGAAGCACAAAAGAAGTACTTCCTGCCCCGTATACTTTCGGGCGAACACATCTGGTGTCAGGGGTTCTCCGAGCCAAACGCAGGATCCGATCTAGCTTCTCTTCAGACTCGCGCCATGCTCGACGGTGGCGAGTGGGTCATCACTGGTCAGAAGGTATGGACGACCATGGCACAGTATGCCAATTGGTGCTTCGTACTGGCTCGCACCGATCCTGACGCTCCAAAGCGCAAAGGCATCTCTTATCTGCTCGTCCCGATGGATCAAGAAGGTATCGAGGTGCGTCCACTCAAGCAGCTCACGGGAACTGCCGAGTTCAACGAGGTCTTTTTCGACGGAGCTCGCACCCACGTAGACAACGTCGTGGGTGGTGTCAACAACGGCTGGACAGTAGCGATGACGACGCTCGGTTTCGAACGAGGCGGCACAGCGACGACGAGCTATTTGCGTTTTTCAAGAGAGCTTCGCCGCATTGTGGAGCTGGCTCGAGAACGTGGAAAGCTCGGCGACCTAAATTTGCGCCAGCGTATTGCCCAGCACCACATTGAGGTCGAGATAATGAGGTACTCTGGGTACCGTTCTCTAACCAACGTGCTTGCCGGAAAACCTCCCGGACCGGAGTCTTCGATCTCTAAGCTCTTCTGGAGCGAGTACCACAGGCGGGCCATGGAGACGATGATGTCCATCCGGGGTCTCGAAGGGCAGGTGGTCGGGGAAAACTACACCCTTGATGCTTTCCAGCAGGCGTACTTGTTCAGTCTTTCCGAGACCATTTACGCAGGTACCAGTGAGATTCAGCGGAACATTATTGGGGAGCGCATACTAGGTCTTGCGAGGGAGCCTCGGGTCGAAGAAGACAAGGATAAGAAGGCGTCCCCTTCCAGGATGGCCGAGCCAGCAGGGGTCAGGTAA
- a CDS encoding acyl-CoA dehydrogenase, producing the protein MNFAFSEEQEELRKSARRFCEEQFSSQVVRRIMETNTGLDEELWRRMAQELGWQGMIIPEQYGGYGFGQIELIVLMEEMGRAVLAAPFFSTVCLAANALLVAGTEEQKQALLPGIADGSRIATLALTEESGRWDAGGIQATYTSSGGDFVVNGKKTYVLDGHTADTIVVAARKEGTSGEEGISLFVVDANSEGITRRPLATMDQTRKMAEVSFDAVKVPASGLMGEEGEGWTALSKVLDLAAVALAAEQVGGAQKCLEMSTEYAKVRVQFGRPIGSFQAIKHKCADMLVAVESAKSAAYYAGWAASEDNEELPVVAPLAKAYCSEAYFHCAAENIQIHGGIGFTWEHDAHLYFKRAKSSELLLGDPAYHRELLAQRLGL; encoded by the coding sequence ATGAACTTCGCCTTCAGCGAAGAGCAAGAAGAACTGAGAAAGTCAGCGCGTCGATTCTGCGAAGAGCAGTTCTCTTCGCAGGTGGTCCGCAGGATTATGGAGACCAATACCGGCCTTGACGAAGAGCTTTGGAGGCGAATGGCCCAGGAGTTGGGCTGGCAGGGAATGATAATTCCCGAGCAGTACGGAGGGTATGGGTTTGGCCAGATTGAACTTATAGTCCTCATGGAAGAAATGGGTCGTGCGGTGCTCGCTGCTCCCTTTTTCTCCACGGTGTGTCTCGCTGCCAACGCTCTCCTCGTTGCTGGTACAGAGGAACAAAAACAGGCTTTATTGCCCGGAATTGCTGATGGGTCGCGCATCGCGACGCTCGCGCTGACCGAAGAGTCCGGCCGATGGGATGCAGGGGGCATTCAGGCTACGTACACATCCTCAGGTGGTGATTTCGTCGTAAACGGAAAAAAGACCTACGTTCTCGATGGGCACACAGCAGACACCATTGTTGTCGCGGCTCGCAAAGAAGGGACCTCGGGCGAGGAAGGGATCTCTTTGTTTGTCGTCGATGCGAACTCGGAGGGCATTACCAGGAGACCGCTGGCGACGATGGATCAAACCCGGAAGATGGCCGAGGTTAGTTTTGACGCGGTAAAGGTTCCGGCCTCTGGATTGATGGGTGAAGAAGGGGAGGGCTGGACCGCCCTATCGAAGGTTCTCGACCTGGCTGCAGTGGCGCTGGCGGCGGAGCAAGTCGGAGGCGCGCAAAAGTGCCTCGAGATGAGTACGGAATATGCGAAAGTACGCGTGCAGTTCGGACGTCCGATCGGCTCTTTTCAGGCAATAAAACACAAGTGCGCGGACATGCTCGTCGCGGTCGAGTCGGCAAAGTCAGCTGCGTACTATGCCGGGTGGGCTGCTTCCGAAGACAACGAAGAGCTTCCCGTGGTAGCTCCGTTGGCCAAGGCCTACTGCTCGGAAGCTTACTTCCACTGTGCGGCCGAGAATATTCAGATCCATGGGGGGATCGGATTCACTTGGGAGCACGATGCACACCTCTATTTCAAGAGGGCAAAATCCAGCGAACTGTTGCTGGGAGACCCGGCGTATCATCGAGAGCTTTTGGCTCAGCGCCTCGGATTGTGA
- a CDS encoding steroid 3-ketoacyl-CoA thiolase encodes MREVFLVEAARTPVGRRNGKLKDIHAIDLAARALKAVVDRSGVDPAQVEDVVMGCVMQVGEQALNIGRTAWLHAGYPVETPATTVDRQCGSGQQALHFAANLVQAGVCDLVIAAGVESMTRVPMGSTARVEGVGKPSTSEIKKRFHLVPQGISAEMIAEKWGITREECDEFAYESHMKAARATQQGLFDREMIPMEIQAEDGTTEVFALDEGIRPDTSLEALATLKPAFMEGGIVTAGNSSQISDGAAAVMLASEDKVNELGLEPKARIVAQAVVGVDPVLMLTGPIPATDKVLEKAGLRLEDIDLIEINEAFATVVLAWKREHNPDMSKVNVKGGAIAIGHPLGSTGARLATTLVYSLQESGGRYGLETMCCGGGLGTATIFERV; translated from the coding sequence ATGAGAGAAGTCTTTCTCGTGGAGGCTGCGCGGACCCCTGTGGGGAGAAGAAACGGCAAGCTCAAGGACATTCACGCGATCGACCTGGCTGCAAGGGCTCTTAAAGCAGTGGTGGATAGATCCGGCGTAGACCCAGCGCAGGTTGAAGACGTTGTTATGGGATGCGTAATGCAGGTCGGGGAACAGGCCCTGAACATCGGAAGAACAGCCTGGCTTCACGCGGGCTATCCGGTCGAGACGCCTGCGACGACCGTCGACCGCCAGTGTGGCTCCGGCCAACAAGCTCTTCACTTCGCCGCTAATCTAGTTCAAGCCGGTGTGTGCGATCTGGTGATCGCGGCCGGTGTCGAGTCAATGACACGGGTCCCTATGGGAAGCACTGCTCGGGTGGAGGGGGTAGGCAAACCCTCCACATCCGAGATCAAGAAAAGGTTCCATCTGGTTCCGCAGGGTATCTCCGCGGAGATGATCGCAGAGAAGTGGGGGATCACTCGCGAGGAGTGTGACGAGTTCGCCTACGAATCCCATATGAAGGCTGCCAGAGCCACCCAGCAAGGGCTTTTCGATAGAGAGATGATCCCAATGGAGATCCAAGCCGAAGACGGAACCACCGAGGTATTCGCACTCGACGAGGGCATCAGGCCCGACACGTCTTTGGAGGCTCTCGCTACTCTCAAACCCGCATTCATGGAGGGTGGCATTGTCACCGCTGGCAATTCCAGTCAGATCTCCGACGGCGCGGCGGCTGTAATGCTCGCATCCGAGGATAAAGTCAACGAGCTGGGCCTCGAGCCAAAAGCCCGTATCGTGGCGCAAGCCGTAGTTGGCGTCGATCCGGTTCTTATGCTGACAGGTCCTATTCCTGCCACCGACAAGGTATTGGAAAAGGCGGGTTTGCGGTTGGAAGACATTGACCTAATTGAAATAAATGAGGCATTCGCGACCGTGGTTCTTGCGTGGAAGCGTGAACACAACCCGGATATGTCAAAGGTGAATGTCAAAGGAGGGGCGATAGCTATAGGACACCCCTTGGGATCGACAGGTGCGAGGTTGGCCACCACCCTGGTGTACTCGCTACAAGAGAGCGGAGGAAGGTATGGGCTGGAGACGATGTGCTGTGGTGGTGGCTTAGGAACCGCCACGATCTTCGAGCGGGTGTGA
- a CDS encoding zinc ABC transporter substrate-binding protein produces the protein MHALRGKSRWLNTVAIMAAVTLVFSACARRNPVAQREGAVEGEQNARQSGLVVTTVAPITSIVKAVAGDDLQVKGIKGILPEGEDSHTFEQRAAEVAQDFAAADLIIFNGLALETPAIEMAKKTKRPNVKVLLLAEETITPDAYVFDFSFPREKGDPNPHLWLNPMYAARYAEIVANNLAEIFPDKKSNFLSRYQAYRELLNQLDEAIFESLATVPPQNRKLLTYHDSFAYFAPRYGFQVIGAIQPSDFSEPSAAEVAAIIEQIKRERVPAIFGSEVFPSPVMEKIAKETGAKYVTDLSDDTLPGDPRSPEHNYVGMMVRDVEIITSSLGGDPSPLRRIDVSKGGRWD, from the coding sequence ATGCATGCGCTACGCGGCAAAAGCCGATGGTTAAACACAGTAGCCATAATGGCAGCGGTAACACTGGTCTTCAGCGCATGTGCACGACGCAACCCGGTAGCACAGCGAGAGGGAGCAGTAGAAGGCGAGCAGAATGCTCGCCAATCGGGCCTTGTGGTAACTACCGTCGCTCCAATAACAAGCATCGTAAAAGCCGTAGCCGGTGACGATCTGCAGGTAAAAGGAATAAAAGGAATACTTCCGGAAGGAGAAGACAGCCACACTTTCGAGCAGCGAGCAGCAGAAGTGGCCCAAGACTTTGCTGCAGCAGACCTCATCATATTCAATGGCTTGGCTCTTGAGACCCCAGCAATCGAGATGGCCAAGAAGACCAAGCGTCCCAATGTCAAAGTCCTTTTATTGGCAGAAGAGACGATAACCCCAGACGCCTACGTGTTCGATTTTTCCTTCCCGCGAGAAAAGGGTGACCCTAATCCGCACCTTTGGCTCAACCCAATGTATGCAGCGCGTTATGCTGAGATAGTCGCCAACAACCTCGCTGAAATCTTCCCCGATAAGAAAAGCAATTTTCTCTCTCGTTACCAGGCATACCGGGAACTTTTGAACCAGCTTGACGAGGCAATATTTGAATCGCTTGCCACAGTACCTCCGCAAAACCGGAAACTACTTACCTACCACGACAGCTTCGCCTACTTCGCTCCACGTTATGGATTTCAAGTCATAGGGGCGATTCAGCCCTCTGACTTCTCCGAGCCTTCGGCGGCCGAAGTAGCTGCCATAATCGAGCAGATTAAGCGGGAGCGGGTACCCGCCATTTTCGGTTCCGAAGTTTTCCCGTCCCCCGTGATGGAGAAAATTGCCAAAGAGACCGGCGCTAAGTATGTGACCGATCTATCAGACGATACCCTTCCAGGAGATCCCCGTTCTCCGGAGCACAACTACGTTGGGATGATGGTTCGGGATGTTGAGATCATCACATCCTCTTTGGGCGGAGATCCCTCGCCTCTCCGCCGGATAGACGTCTCCAAGGGTGGAAGGTGGGACTAA